The Desmospora profundinema genome includes a region encoding these proteins:
- a CDS encoding carboxypeptidase M32 has product METKLNELKSRLTEVYELRCVTALLNWDQATYMPEGGAAARGRQMAVLEKLSHEKLTDPAIGQLLDALQSDEESLPYDSDEAGLIRVARKEFDRATRVPAEFVAEMTNHFSDTYQVWIQARPANDFSMVKPYLEKTLDYSRRFAEYFEYDHIADPLIDAFAMEGYQTETIRGLFSDLREQLVPLVKQVTAQEPADDSCLRQTFPEQQQWDFGLKVIRELGYDFNRGRQDKTHHPFMTKFSLGDVRITTRLKENYLAESLFSTIHEAGHAMYEQGIRVDLEGSLLAEGTSSGVHESQSRLWENIVGRSRGFWEHFYPQLQETFPEQLKTVSLDTFHRAINKVEPSLIRTDADELTYNLHVMIRFDLEVDMLEGKLAVKDLPEAWRERYKRDLGVFDPGDRDGVLQDVHWHFGPIGGMFQGYTLGNILSAQYYEAALKAHPEIPDQIRQGRFDTLHGWLRENIYQHGAKYTAQELTERATGSPLTIDPYVRYLKTKFGELYAL; this is encoded by the coding sequence ATGGAGACAAAGCTGAATGAGCTGAAAAGTCGATTGACTGAAGTTTATGAGTTGAGGTGTGTGACCGCACTATTAAACTGGGATCAAGCCACCTATATGCCGGAGGGAGGGGCGGCGGCTCGCGGGCGGCAGATGGCTGTACTGGAAAAGCTATCCCACGAAAAACTGACTGACCCTGCAATCGGGCAGCTGTTGGATGCGTTGCAGTCTGATGAAGAGAGCCTGCCCTACGATTCCGACGAAGCCGGTCTGATCCGGGTGGCACGGAAGGAATTTGATCGTGCCACCCGGGTTCCGGCGGAGTTTGTGGCGGAGATGACCAATCATTTCTCCGATACATATCAAGTATGGATCCAGGCCCGTCCAGCCAATGATTTTTCCATGGTGAAACCGTATTTGGAAAAAACGCTGGACTACAGCCGGCGCTTTGCCGAGTATTTTGAGTACGATCACATCGCCGACCCGCTGATTGACGCGTTTGCCATGGAAGGATACCAAACAGAGACGATTCGGGGGCTCTTTTCCGACTTGCGGGAGCAACTGGTTCCGCTGGTGAAACAGGTGACGGCCCAAGAACCGGCGGACGATTCCTGCCTGCGCCAAACGTTTCCGGAGCAACAGCAGTGGGATTTTGGCCTGAAAGTGATTCGAGAGTTGGGTTACGACTTCAACCGGGGACGCCAAGACAAAACACACCACCCGTTTATGACTAAGTTCTCCTTGGGAGATGTGCGGATCACAACGCGTCTGAAGGAAAATTATCTGGCGGAATCTCTCTTCAGTACCATTCATGAGGCGGGTCATGCCATGTACGAACAGGGCATCCGGGTGGATTTGGAAGGGTCACTCCTGGCGGAGGGCACCTCTTCCGGCGTTCATGAAAGCCAGTCCCGCCTGTGGGAAAACATTGTGGGACGCAGCCGCGGATTTTGGGAGCACTTCTATCCGCAATTGCAGGAGACGTTCCCGGAACAATTGAAGACTGTTTCTCTCGACACATTCCACCGAGCGATTAACAAAGTGGAACCCTCGCTGATCCGGACCGACGCCGACGAGCTGACTTATAACCTGCATGTGATGATCCGCTTTGATCTGGAAGTGGACATGCTGGAAGGGAAATTGGCGGTCAAAGACCTGCCTGAAGCGTGGCGCGAACGGTACAAGCGCGATCTGGGCGTGTTTGATCCGGGGGATCGGGACGGAGTTCTGCAGGATGTCCATTGGCACTTTGGTCCCATCGGCGGCATGTTCCAAGGGTACACCCTGGGCAACATCCTGAGTGCTCAATATTATGAAGCGGCCTTAAAAGCCCATCCCGAGATTCCCGATCAAATCCGGCAAGGAAGATTTGATACGCTTCACGGCTGGTTACGGGAGAATATCTATCAACACGGCGCCAAGTACACTGCACAGGAACTGACGGAGCGGGCCACCGGCTCCCCGCTTACCATCGATCCGTATGTCCGCTACCTGAAAACCAAGTTTGGCGAGCTGTACGCGTTGTAA
- a CDS encoding carboxypeptidase M32, whose protein sequence is MPAGGAAARGRQRALLSWLLHERWTHPRLGRLLEKLQPYEESLPYDSDEASLIRVARKQFERESRVPAAFMETMTRHFAATYQAWSKARPADDFSKVEPYLEKTLEYSRQYARYFEPDHLADPLIESFAREGLKAEEIRSLFSRLRSELVPLVRQVVEQPIADDSCLRQSFPEQQQWDFGLRVIERLGYDFSRGRQDRTLHPFCTKFSVGDVRITTRLKENRLGEALFCTIHESGHAMYEQGIRMELEGTPLARGTSSGVHESQSRLWENIVGRSRGFWEHFYPQLQETFPEQLKNVSLDTFYRAINKVEPSLIRTAADELTYNLHVMIRFDLELDLLEGKLAVKDLPEAWRERYKRDLGVFDPGDRDGVLQDVHWHFGTIGGMFQGYTLGNILSAQFYEAALKAHPEIPDQIRGGTFDTLHGWLRENIYQHGRKFTAAELVERVTGSPLTIDPYVRYLKQKYGELYSL, encoded by the coding sequence ATGCCTGCTGGCGGGGCTGCCGCCCGTGGACGGCAGCGGGCGTTGCTGAGCTGGCTGCTTCATGAACGCTGGACCCATCCCCGTCTGGGACGGCTGCTCGAAAAGTTGCAACCGTATGAGGAAAGCCTCCCTTACGATTCGGATGAGGCCAGCCTGATCCGAGTGGCACGCAAACAGTTTGAACGGGAAAGCCGGGTTCCGGCGGCGTTCATGGAAACGATGACCCGACATTTTGCCGCGACTTATCAAGCATGGTCAAAAGCTCGTCCGGCTGATGATTTTTCAAAGGTGGAACCGTATCTGGAGAAGACGTTGGAGTATAGTCGCCAATACGCCCGATACTTTGAACCTGACCACCTGGCCGACCCCTTAATCGAGTCATTTGCCAGGGAAGGGTTAAAAGCGGAGGAAATACGGTCGCTGTTTTCCCGGCTTCGAAGCGAACTGGTCCCCTTGGTTCGACAGGTGGTGGAACAGCCGATTGCGGACGATTCCTGCCTGCGGCAATCTTTTCCCGAACAGCAGCAATGGGATTTCGGGCTGAGGGTGATCGAACGGCTGGGCTATGATTTCAGTCGGGGGCGGCAGGATCGTACCCTTCATCCTTTTTGTACGAAATTTTCCGTGGGTGATGTGCGCATCACGACCCGTCTGAAGGAAAACCGTCTGGGGGAGGCTCTCTTTTGCACCATCCACGAGTCGGGGCACGCCATGTACGAGCAGGGGATCCGGATGGAATTGGAGGGAACGCCGCTGGCACGGGGCACCTCCTCCGGCGTCCATGAAAGCCAGTCCCGCCTGTGGGAAAACATCGTCGGTCGCAGCCGCGGATTTTGGGAGCACTTTTATCCCCAGCTGCAGGAGACGTTTCCGGAGCAGCTGAAAAACGTTTCCCTCGATACGTTCTACCGCGCGATCAACAAAGTGGAACCTTCGCTGATCCGAACCGCCGCCGACGAGCTGACTTATAACCTGCACGTGATGATCCGCTTTGATCTGGAGCTGGATCTGTTGGAAGGGAAATTGGCGGTGAAGGATCTGCCTGAAGCGTGGCGCGAGCGGTACAAGCGTGACTTGGGGGTGTTCGATCCCGGGGACAGGGACGGGGTTCTGCAGGATGTCCACTGGCACTTCGGGACCATCGGAGGCATGTTCCAAGGGTATACGTTGGGCAATATTCTCAGCGCTCAATTTTATGAGGCGGCCTTAAAAGCCCATCCCGAGATACCGGATCAGATCCGTGGAGGAACCTTTGACACACTCCACGGCTGGTTACGGGAGAACATCTACCAACACGGCCGAAAATTTACGGCGGCGGAACTGGTGGAACGGGTGACCGGCTCTCCGCTTACCATCGATCCGTATGTCCGGTATTTGAAACAGAAATACGGGGAGTTGTATTCCCTGTAG
- a CDS encoding SACOL1771 family peroxiredoxin: MAKHHFHLTARWQGGRNGIGTIDAGNLKSEISIPEEMRGPGVGTNPDEMLIGSAATCYLITLAAMLERAAIPVKELTLETEGVVREERGLKFERITHRPTVILEATATAGHLEQTEAATERAERHCMISNALRGNVELAVEANVSVVKD; this comes from the coding sequence ATGGCCAAACACCATTTCCACCTGACTGCCCGCTGGCAAGGGGGACGGAACGGGATCGGCACCATCGACGCAGGAAATTTAAAAAGCGAGATTTCCATTCCGGAAGAAATGAGGGGACCGGGAGTAGGAACCAATCCCGATGAAATGCTGATCGGCTCGGCTGCCACCTGCTATTTGATCACCTTGGCGGCGATGCTGGAGCGGGCGGCCATCCCAGTGAAGGAGCTCACCCTGGAGACCGAAGGGGTCGTCCGGGAAGAGCGGGGTTTGAAATTTGAACGAATCACACACCGCCCGACGGTTATCCTGGAGGCCACCGCCACTGCCGGTCATCTGGAGCAGACGGAAGCGGCTACGGAACGGGCCGAACGCCACTGCATGATTTCCAATGCCCTCCGGGGCAATGTGGAGTTGGCGGTGGAGGCAAATGTGTCGGTGGTAAAGGATTAA
- a CDS encoding YhzD family protein yields the protein MYHITVYDNEGKKLLDEPIKAADDQTAKAKGHELLQEKEYASYPFRILHTSGRLVEFLSHKGKSAKSTSA from the coding sequence ATGTACCACATCACCGTCTATGACAATGAAGGCAAGAAACTTCTGGATGAGCCGATCAAGGCTGCCGACGACCAAACAGCCAAAGCCAAAGGGCACGAGTTGTTGCAGGAAAAAGAGTACGCATCCTATCCGTTTCGCATTCTTCACACATCTGGAAGGCTCGTGGAATTCCTGAGCCATAAGGGGAAATCGGCCAAAAGCACATCTGCATGA
- a CDS encoding DUF4064 domain-containing protein: MKRTAEFVLGLIGGILGAGAGLLVLAGGLFGQAYVDLMDEAETMAEIDATWITVVGGLLLLLSIASIVFSVPSMIRKNHVLSGIIQLVAGVGGFLLASFLWLIPGILMILSGALSFRKPKADSGGSAPQS, encoded by the coding sequence ATGAAACGAACCGCAGAATTCGTGTTGGGATTAATCGGGGGAATTTTGGGGGCGGGAGCGGGCTTGCTTGTACTTGCGGGAGGACTGTTTGGGCAAGCCTACGTGGATTTGATGGACGAAGCTGAAACCATGGCGGAAATCGATGCAACCTGGATCACCGTGGTCGGCGGCTTGCTCCTTCTGCTGTCCATCGCTTCAATCGTCTTTTCCGTTCCCTCCATGATCCGGAAAAACCATGTGTTAAGCGGTATCATTCAATTGGTGGCCGGAGTGGGCGGATTTCTGCTCGCCAGTTTCCTCTGGCTGATTCCCGGCATTCTCATGATCCTGTCGGGAGCTCTCAGTTTCCGGAAACCCAAAGCCGACAGCGGTGGATCCGCTCCGCAATCCTGA
- a CDS encoding mechanosensitive ion channel family protein gives MEWLEKLATASIIAVTAIIVYAIVKNVIARLVETRIRNREAAEPRIDTLKTLLSSLTGYVIFFIAFVAILREFDVDTTGILASAGILGLAIGFGAQGLVSDIVTGFFVLLENQVNVGEYVTINGYSGIVEETGLRCIKVRGMNGDLHYIPNREIGALTNHSRGNMQALVDIGIAYESNVDEAIQVMQKACDRLAQDMPQIVEGPNVLGVQSLENSDMVIRILAKTENGEQWAVERALRKELKKALDEAGIEIPYPHRTIVQK, from the coding sequence ATGGAGTGGTTGGAAAAGCTGGCCACCGCCAGCATCATCGCAGTGACCGCCATCATTGTCTATGCGATAGTAAAAAACGTGATTGCTCGCCTGGTGGAAACGCGCATCCGCAACCGTGAAGCGGCGGAACCGCGGATCGATACCTTGAAAACATTGTTATCCAGCCTCACCGGCTACGTCATCTTTTTCATCGCCTTTGTGGCCATTCTGCGGGAATTTGATGTGGACACCACGGGAATCCTCGCCAGCGCCGGGATTCTTGGTCTGGCCATCGGTTTTGGAGCTCAGGGTTTGGTTAGTGACATCGTGACGGGTTTTTTTGTGTTGCTGGAAAACCAGGTGAATGTGGGGGAGTATGTCACCATCAACGGCTATTCCGGAATCGTAGAGGAAACCGGACTCCGCTGCATTAAAGTACGGGGAATGAACGGCGACCTCCACTACATCCCCAATCGAGAGATCGGCGCATTGACCAACCACTCCCGCGGCAACATGCAGGCATTGGTGGATATCGGAATCGCCTATGAATCCAATGTGGACGAAGCGATTCAAGTGATGCAAAAAGCTTGTGACCGGCTGGCACAGGACATGCCCCAAATCGTAGAAGGCCCCAACGTGTTGGGTGTGCAAAGCTTGGAGAACTCCGACATGGTGATCCGGATCCTGGCCAAAACAGAAAACGGAGAGCAGTGGGCAGTGGAACGTGCGCTGCGCAAAGAATTGAAAAAAGCCCTGGATGAAGCGGGCATCGAAATCCCTTACCCCCATCGCACCATTGTGCAAAAATAA